The Salvelinus fontinalis isolate EN_2023a chromosome 9, ASM2944872v1, whole genome shotgun sequence genome has a window encoding:
- the LOC129862921 gene encoding capZ-interacting protein-like, with protein sequence MEEDAPPKKSVAELAGKFKAHAPPIPTGTDGSKPVRRRPPRTLQLPKTTAQGQVDEEKPISSSLHPVKIKRNSALIEKLQANLALSPCSLLPSPKSPGLRLLPPSFTPTSPCSPTPPVTTPTSPVSRAPLPRSLSEEETPATFEVAATPTEGSLLPSINKGRARLSIRRRPPSRRHRKSSGEEGDGVTGEETPLTTSDDPEAKVGEEEKGEGEEVFEKEVEEKDGERADTSLSTKAKIETGSSTPANSQQQIATTDSSTTDKDPLEKTKSEKTLEPQREERQERQTGDERQEDRQTGEERQTGEEVTGSRGEEVKDCGQGCGGEEEKGRESCSAEESSTEREKEEGEELACKEKEGERKTNCNEEKENTKL encoded by the exons ATGGAG GAGGACGCCCCGCCTAAGAAGTCAGTGGCGGAGCTGGCTGGAAAGTTCAAAGCTCATGCCCCTCCCATCCCCACGGGAACTGACGGG AGTAAGCCTGTTAGGAGACGCCCCCCTCGAACCCTACAGCTCCCCAAGACCACGGCACAGGGGCAGGTGGACGAGGAG AAACCCATCTCCTCGTCTCTGCATCCCGTCAAAATCAAAAGGAACTCTGCTCTTATTGAGAAACTGCAG gctaaCCTGGCGCTATCCCCCTGTTCCCTCCTGCCCTCTCCTAAGAGCCCTGGGCTGAGACTGTTGCCCCCCTCCTTTACCCCCACCTCCCCCTGCTCCCCCACCCCTCCTGTTACTACCCCCACCTCCCCAGTGAGCAGGGCACCCCTCCCTCGGTCATTGAGCGAGGAAGAGACACCTGCCACCTTTGAGGTCGCAGCCACACCCACCGAAGGATCCCTACTGCCCAGTATCAACAAG GGAAGAGCCCGCCTCTCCATCCGGCGACGCCCACCTTCGAGACGACACAGGAAGTCCAGCGGAGAGGAAGGAGACGGGGTGACGGGTGAAGAGACGCCCCTAACTACATCTGACGACCCTGAGGCAAAAGttggggaggaagagaagggagagggggaggaggtgtttgAGAAGGAAGTGGAAGAGAAGGATGGCGAAAGAGCAGACACATCTCTGTCTACCAAAGcaaagatagagacaggctcCTCTACCCCTGCTAACTCACAGCAACAGATTGCCACAACAGACAGCTCAACCACAGACAAAGACCCCCTAGAAAAGACAAAGTCAGAAAAAACGCTGGAgccccagagagaggagagacaggagagacagacaggagatgagagacaggaggacagacagacaggagaggagagacagacaggagaggaggtaacagGGTCTAGAGGAGAAGAGGTGAAAGATTGTGGTCAGGggtgtggaggagaagaggagaaggggagggagagttgTTCAGCGGAGGAgtcatctacagagagagagaaagaagagggggaagagctgGCCTGcaaagaaaaggagggagagaggaagacaaaCTGCAACGAAGAGAAG